The proteins below are encoded in one region of Epinephelus lanceolatus isolate andai-2023 chromosome 7, ASM4190304v1, whole genome shotgun sequence:
- the LOC117260794 gene encoding catenin delta-1-like isoform X5, whose product MVDPAHGALDESYTPEDDSQEVHSVFSDEGTARRPDNGMKKPISRTVLPSDSMSIDGGLSVPGMGGYSATLDRPYRQAVPADYPTATVPRNYHYGPVGYDDYRGGPPSEAYTSLSRGSHMDERYRPVDGYRTLDSGYRAPSRQQLDPYAAQPQVSRGMRALGSALEMRYGQGHYALEDDQRSVGYDDYGMGPPPIHPGGYGTMPRLGPGPAGMDRRRLRSCEDTLDGDVGGVDPYAWGVPMTMERGSMASLDSTLRKPPPSSWRQPELPEVIAMLNYRLDPVKTNAAAFLQHLTFKNDKVKSEVRRLKGIPALVSMLDHPSKEVHHSACGALKNISYGRDQDNKIAIKNCDGVPALIRLLRKTHDQDLTDTITGTLWNLSSHDSVKMEIVDHALHALADEVVVPRSGWERGSNGGEESCKPRHLEWETALTNTAGCLRNVSSERSEARRKLRECTGLVDSLMYIVQSQINRKDVDNKLVENCVCLLRNLSYHVHREVPGCERYVEATPLNQGPPPANKGGCFGSRKGKDEWFSKGKKDGEDGSAEQIDIPKRTTPAKGYELLFQPEVVRVYTSLLKESKNPSVLEAAAGAIQNLCAGRWTYGRYIRATVRLEKGLPMMAELLAHGNDRVVRAMSGALRNLSIDNRNCQLLGLHAVPHLVANLPGGQSQSGRALSEETVVSVLSTLAEVLGNSVEAAKTLRASQGIERLVLINKDGKRSEREVRGAGQVLQLIWAHKELRKPLEKDGWKKTDFMVNLNTTNGPSTRANGTYEDSTTPLLDRGEKRDMIPLNDLGPEAYSTLDQRERRHTLDETTDTLPRGVYGGRKGSLPLLDSYDG is encoded by the exons ATGGTGGACCCTGCACACGGCGCTCTCGATGAGAGCTACACACCAGAGGACGACTCCCAGGAAGTGCACTCAGTCTTCTCTGATGAGGGAACCGCACGGCGGCCAGACAATGGC ATGAAGAAACCAATCTCGCGCACAGTCCTGCCTTCTGACTCGATGTCCATTGATGGGGGCTTGTCGGTGCCTGGTATGGGTGGCTATAGCGCCACACTGGACCGTCCTTACAGGCAGGCTGTACCAGCAGACTACCCCACGGCCACAGTGCCCAGAAACTACCACTATGGTCCTGTGGGCTATGATGACTACCGGGGTGGCCCACCATCGGAGGCATACACTAGCCTGAGCAGGGGCTCGCACATGGACGAACGCTACAG GCCAGTTGACGGCTACAGGACCCTGGACTCTGGCTACCGGGCCCCAAGCCGTCAGCAGCTTGACCCATATGCAGCACAGCCCCAGGTGAGCCGGGGGATGAGGGCGTTGGGCTCAGCTTTGGAGATGCGATATGGCCAAGGCCACTACGCTCTGGAGGATGACCAGCGCAGTGTGGGATATGATGACTATGGCATGGGGCCTCCACCCATTCACCCTGGGGGCTACGGTACCATGCCACGCCTAGGGCCTGGCCCTGCTGGTATGGACAGACGAAGACTCAG GAGCTGTGAGGACACTTTGGATGGTGATGTCGGAGGAGTTGACCCTTATGCCTGGGGTGTTCCCATGACGATGGAGAGGGGGAGCATGGCTTCACTGGACAGCACACTGAGGAAGCCTCCTCCCTCTTCATGGAGACAGCCTGAGCTGCCAGAGGTCATCGCCATGTTGAACTACCGTCTGGACCCTGTCAAGACCAACGCTGCCGCCTTCCTCCAGCATCTCACATTCAAAAACGATAAG GTGAAGTCGGAGGTGCGTCGCCTAAAGGGCATCCCAGCCTTGGTGTCAATGCTGGACCATCCCAGCAAGGAGGTGCACCACTCGGCCTGTGGAGCACTAAAGAACATTTCATACGGGCGAGACCAAGACAACAAGATCGCCATCAAGAACTGCGATGGAGTGCCTGCTCTGATCAGGTTACTGAGAAAAACCCACGACCAGGACCTTACCGACACTATCACAG GCACCTTGTGGAACCTTTCATCCCACGACTCCGTAAAGATGGAGATTGTGGACCACGCCCTGCATGCCCTAGCTGACGAGGTGGTCGTTCCCCGTTCTGGCTGGGAGCGAGGGAGCAACGGAGGAGAAGAGAGCTGCAAACCACGCCATCTGGAGTGGGAGACCGCCTTGACCAACACTGCTGGCTGCCTTAG GAATGTGAGCTCAGAACGAAGCGAGGCCAGGCGAAAGCTGAGAGAATGCACAGGACTGGTGGATTCACTCATGTACATTGTTCAATCACAGATCAACCGCAAAGATGTGGATAACAAG TTGGTGGAGAACTGTGTCTGCCTCCTGAGGAATCTGTCCTATCACGTTCACCGTGAAGTCCCCGGTTGCGAGCGCTATGTAGAGGCCACGCCCCTCAACCAGGGACCGCCCCCTGCCAACAAAGGTGGCTGCTTCGGCTCTCGAAAGGGCAAAG atGAGTGGTTTTCAAAAG GAAAGAAGGATGGAGAGGACGGGTCTGCAGAGCAGATCGACATTCCAAAGAGGACAACACCTGCCAAAG GTTACGAGCTGTTGTTCCAACCAGAGGTGGTCCGTGTTTACACATCACTGCTCAAAGAGAGCAAGAACCCCTCGGTGCTGGAGGCTGCCGCTGGTGCAATTCAGAACCTCTGTGCTGGCAGATGGACT TATGGTCGGTATATCCGGGCTACAGTGCGTCTCGAGAAGGGTCTTCCCATGATGGCAGAGCTACTGGCTCATGGCAACGACCGTGTTGTTAGAGCAATGTCCGGAGCCTTGAGGAACCTCTCCATCGACAACCGTAACTGCCAACTGCTCG GTTTGCATGCAGTGCCTCACCTTGTGGCCAACCTGCCTGGAGGCCAGAGTCAGTCTGGGCGAGCTCTATCAGAGGAGACAGTGGTTTCTGTACTGAGCACGCTGGCTGAGGTGCTAGGCAACAGTGTGGAGGCAGCAAAGACCCTCAGAGCCTCGCAGGGCATTGAGAGGCTGGTGCTCATCAACAAGGACGG CAAGCGCTCAGAGCGTGAGGTTCGGGGGGCCGGCCAGGTGCTGCAGCTCATCTGGGCCCACAAAGAGCTGCGCAAGCCTCTTGAGAAAGACGGCTGGAAGAAGACGGACTTCATGGTCAACCTCAACACCACCAACGGTCCGAGCACCCGAGCCAACGGCACCTATGAAGACAGCACCACACCACTGCTAGACAGAG GAGAGAAGAGGGACATGATTCCACTAAATGACCTTGGCCCGG AGGCCTACTCTACACTGGACCAGAGGGAGAGAAGACACACTCTGGACGAAACCACAGACACTTTACCG CGAGGGGTGTATGGGGGCAGAAAGGGCTCCTTGCCCCTGTTGGACTCCTACGATGGTTag
- the LOC117260794 gene encoding catenin delta-1-like isoform X1 produces the protein MEQCESAAALLESVREQEVQFEQLTRALEEERRRVGLPATSPSALGRPLPHTQNGRLGDADIERLKLTDSYINGTQYRMVDPAHGALDESYTPEDDSQEVHSVFSDEGTARRPDNGMKKPISRTVLPSDSMSIDGGLSVPGMGGYSATLDRPYRQAVPADYPTATVPRNYHYGPVGYDDYRGGPPSEAYTSLSRGSHMDERYRPVDGYRTLDSGYRAPSRQQLDPYAAQPQVSRGMRALGSALEMRYGQGHYALEDDQRSVGYDDYGMGPPPIHPGGYGTMPRLGPGPAGMDRRRLRSCEDTLDGDVGGVDPYAWGVPMTMERGSMASLDSTLRKPPPSSWRQPELPEVIAMLNYRLDPVKTNAAAFLQHLTFKNDKVKSEVRRLKGIPALVSMLDHPSKEVHHSACGALKNISYGRDQDNKIAIKNCDGVPALIRLLRKTHDQDLTDTITGTLWNLSSHDSVKMEIVDHALHALADEVVVPRSGWERGSNGGEESCKPRHLEWETALTNTAGCLRNVSSERSEARRKLRECTGLVDSLMYIVQSQINRKDVDNKLVENCVCLLRNLSYHVHREVPGCERYVEATPLNQGPPPANKGGCFGSRKGKDEWFSKGKKDGEDGSAEQIDIPKRTTPAKGYELLFQPEVVRVYTSLLKESKNPSVLEAAAGAIQNLCAGRWTYGRYIRATVRLEKGLPMMAELLAHGNDRVVRAMSGALRNLSIDNRNCQLLGLHAVPHLVANLPGGQSQSGRALSEETVVSVLSTLAEVLGNSVEAAKTLRASQGIERLVLINKDGKRSEREVRGAGQVLQLIWAHKELRKPLEKDGWKKTDFMVNLNTTNGPSTRANGTYEDSTTPLLDRGEKRDMIPLNDLGPEAYSTLDQRERRHTLDETTDTLPRGVYGGRKGSLPLLDSYDG, from the exons ATGGAGCAGTGTGAGAGCGCAGCGGCTCTGCTGGAGTCGGTCAGGGAGCAGGAGGTGCAGTTTGAACAGCTGACCCGGgcgctggaggaggagaggaggagagtgggCCTCCCCGCAACGAGCCCCTCGGCCCTGGGTCGccccctccctcacacacag AACGGGCGTTTAGGGGATGCAGACATAGAACGGCTGAAACTGACTGACTCATATATAaacggcacacag TACAGAATGGTGGACCCTGCACACGGCGCTCTCGATGAGAGCTACACACCAGAGGACGACTCCCAGGAAGTGCACTCAGTCTTCTCTGATGAGGGAACCGCACGGCGGCCAGACAATGGC ATGAAGAAACCAATCTCGCGCACAGTCCTGCCTTCTGACTCGATGTCCATTGATGGGGGCTTGTCGGTGCCTGGTATGGGTGGCTATAGCGCCACACTGGACCGTCCTTACAGGCAGGCTGTACCAGCAGACTACCCCACGGCCACAGTGCCCAGAAACTACCACTATGGTCCTGTGGGCTATGATGACTACCGGGGTGGCCCACCATCGGAGGCATACACTAGCCTGAGCAGGGGCTCGCACATGGACGAACGCTACAG GCCAGTTGACGGCTACAGGACCCTGGACTCTGGCTACCGGGCCCCAAGCCGTCAGCAGCTTGACCCATATGCAGCACAGCCCCAGGTGAGCCGGGGGATGAGGGCGTTGGGCTCAGCTTTGGAGATGCGATATGGCCAAGGCCACTACGCTCTGGAGGATGACCAGCGCAGTGTGGGATATGATGACTATGGCATGGGGCCTCCACCCATTCACCCTGGGGGCTACGGTACCATGCCACGCCTAGGGCCTGGCCCTGCTGGTATGGACAGACGAAGACTCAG GAGCTGTGAGGACACTTTGGATGGTGATGTCGGAGGAGTTGACCCTTATGCCTGGGGTGTTCCCATGACGATGGAGAGGGGGAGCATGGCTTCACTGGACAGCACACTGAGGAAGCCTCCTCCCTCTTCATGGAGACAGCCTGAGCTGCCAGAGGTCATCGCCATGTTGAACTACCGTCTGGACCCTGTCAAGACCAACGCTGCCGCCTTCCTCCAGCATCTCACATTCAAAAACGATAAG GTGAAGTCGGAGGTGCGTCGCCTAAAGGGCATCCCAGCCTTGGTGTCAATGCTGGACCATCCCAGCAAGGAGGTGCACCACTCGGCCTGTGGAGCACTAAAGAACATTTCATACGGGCGAGACCAAGACAACAAGATCGCCATCAAGAACTGCGATGGAGTGCCTGCTCTGATCAGGTTACTGAGAAAAACCCACGACCAGGACCTTACCGACACTATCACAG GCACCTTGTGGAACCTTTCATCCCACGACTCCGTAAAGATGGAGATTGTGGACCACGCCCTGCATGCCCTAGCTGACGAGGTGGTCGTTCCCCGTTCTGGCTGGGAGCGAGGGAGCAACGGAGGAGAAGAGAGCTGCAAACCACGCCATCTGGAGTGGGAGACCGCCTTGACCAACACTGCTGGCTGCCTTAG GAATGTGAGCTCAGAACGAAGCGAGGCCAGGCGAAAGCTGAGAGAATGCACAGGACTGGTGGATTCACTCATGTACATTGTTCAATCACAGATCAACCGCAAAGATGTGGATAACAAG TTGGTGGAGAACTGTGTCTGCCTCCTGAGGAATCTGTCCTATCACGTTCACCGTGAAGTCCCCGGTTGCGAGCGCTATGTAGAGGCCACGCCCCTCAACCAGGGACCGCCCCCTGCCAACAAAGGTGGCTGCTTCGGCTCTCGAAAGGGCAAAG atGAGTGGTTTTCAAAAG GAAAGAAGGATGGAGAGGACGGGTCTGCAGAGCAGATCGACATTCCAAAGAGGACAACACCTGCCAAAG GTTACGAGCTGTTGTTCCAACCAGAGGTGGTCCGTGTTTACACATCACTGCTCAAAGAGAGCAAGAACCCCTCGGTGCTGGAGGCTGCCGCTGGTGCAATTCAGAACCTCTGTGCTGGCAGATGGACT TATGGTCGGTATATCCGGGCTACAGTGCGTCTCGAGAAGGGTCTTCCCATGATGGCAGAGCTACTGGCTCATGGCAACGACCGTGTTGTTAGAGCAATGTCCGGAGCCTTGAGGAACCTCTCCATCGACAACCGTAACTGCCAACTGCTCG GTTTGCATGCAGTGCCTCACCTTGTGGCCAACCTGCCTGGAGGCCAGAGTCAGTCTGGGCGAGCTCTATCAGAGGAGACAGTGGTTTCTGTACTGAGCACGCTGGCTGAGGTGCTAGGCAACAGTGTGGAGGCAGCAAAGACCCTCAGAGCCTCGCAGGGCATTGAGAGGCTGGTGCTCATCAACAAGGACGG CAAGCGCTCAGAGCGTGAGGTTCGGGGGGCCGGCCAGGTGCTGCAGCTCATCTGGGCCCACAAAGAGCTGCGCAAGCCTCTTGAGAAAGACGGCTGGAAGAAGACGGACTTCATGGTCAACCTCAACACCACCAACGGTCCGAGCACCCGAGCCAACGGCACCTATGAAGACAGCACCACACCACTGCTAGACAGAG GAGAGAAGAGGGACATGATTCCACTAAATGACCTTGGCCCGG AGGCCTACTCTACACTGGACCAGAGGGAGAGAAGACACACTCTGGACGAAACCACAGACACTTTACCG CGAGGGGTGTATGGGGGCAGAAAGGGCTCCTTGCCCCTGTTGGACTCCTACGATGGTTag
- the LOC117260794 gene encoding catenin delta-1-like isoform X2 has product MEQCESAAALLESVREQEVQFEQLTRALEEERRRVGLPATSPSALGRPLPHTQNGRLGDADIERLKLTDSYINGTQYRMVDPAHGALDESYTPEDDSQEVHSVFSDEGTARRPDNGMKKPISRTVLPSDSMSIDGGLSVPGMGGYSATLDRPYRQAVPADYPTATVPRNYHYGPVGYDDYRGGPPSEAYTSLSRGSHMDERYRPVDGYRTLDSGYRAPSRQQLDPYAAQPQVSRGMRALGSALEMRYGQGHYALEDDQRSVGYDDYGMGPPPIHPGGYGTMPRLGPGPAGMDRRRLRSCEDTLDGDVGGVDPYAWGVPMTMERGSMASLDSTLRKPPPSSWRQPELPEVIAMLNYRLDPVKTNAAAFLQHLTFKNDKVKSEVRRLKGIPALVSMLDHPSKEVHHSACGALKNISYGRDQDNKIAIKNCDGVPALIRLLRKTHDQDLTDTITGTLWNLSSHDSVKMEIVDHALHALADEVVVPRSGWERGSNGGEESCKPRHLEWETALTNTAGCLRNVSSERSEARRKLRECTGLVDSLMYIVQSQINRKDVDNKLVENCVCLLRNLSYHVHREVPGCERYVEATPLNQGPPPANKGGCFGSRKGKGKKDGEDGSAEQIDIPKRTTPAKGYELLFQPEVVRVYTSLLKESKNPSVLEAAAGAIQNLCAGRWTYGRYIRATVRLEKGLPMMAELLAHGNDRVVRAMSGALRNLSIDNRNCQLLGLHAVPHLVANLPGGQSQSGRALSEETVVSVLSTLAEVLGNSVEAAKTLRASQGIERLVLINKDGKRSEREVRGAGQVLQLIWAHKELRKPLEKDGWKKTDFMVNLNTTNGPSTRANGTYEDSTTPLLDRGEKRDMIPLNDLGPEAYSTLDQRERRHTLDETTDTLPRGVYGGRKGSLPLLDSYDG; this is encoded by the exons ATGGAGCAGTGTGAGAGCGCAGCGGCTCTGCTGGAGTCGGTCAGGGAGCAGGAGGTGCAGTTTGAACAGCTGACCCGGgcgctggaggaggagaggaggagagtgggCCTCCCCGCAACGAGCCCCTCGGCCCTGGGTCGccccctccctcacacacag AACGGGCGTTTAGGGGATGCAGACATAGAACGGCTGAAACTGACTGACTCATATATAaacggcacacag TACAGAATGGTGGACCCTGCACACGGCGCTCTCGATGAGAGCTACACACCAGAGGACGACTCCCAGGAAGTGCACTCAGTCTTCTCTGATGAGGGAACCGCACGGCGGCCAGACAATGGC ATGAAGAAACCAATCTCGCGCACAGTCCTGCCTTCTGACTCGATGTCCATTGATGGGGGCTTGTCGGTGCCTGGTATGGGTGGCTATAGCGCCACACTGGACCGTCCTTACAGGCAGGCTGTACCAGCAGACTACCCCACGGCCACAGTGCCCAGAAACTACCACTATGGTCCTGTGGGCTATGATGACTACCGGGGTGGCCCACCATCGGAGGCATACACTAGCCTGAGCAGGGGCTCGCACATGGACGAACGCTACAG GCCAGTTGACGGCTACAGGACCCTGGACTCTGGCTACCGGGCCCCAAGCCGTCAGCAGCTTGACCCATATGCAGCACAGCCCCAGGTGAGCCGGGGGATGAGGGCGTTGGGCTCAGCTTTGGAGATGCGATATGGCCAAGGCCACTACGCTCTGGAGGATGACCAGCGCAGTGTGGGATATGATGACTATGGCATGGGGCCTCCACCCATTCACCCTGGGGGCTACGGTACCATGCCACGCCTAGGGCCTGGCCCTGCTGGTATGGACAGACGAAGACTCAG GAGCTGTGAGGACACTTTGGATGGTGATGTCGGAGGAGTTGACCCTTATGCCTGGGGTGTTCCCATGACGATGGAGAGGGGGAGCATGGCTTCACTGGACAGCACACTGAGGAAGCCTCCTCCCTCTTCATGGAGACAGCCTGAGCTGCCAGAGGTCATCGCCATGTTGAACTACCGTCTGGACCCTGTCAAGACCAACGCTGCCGCCTTCCTCCAGCATCTCACATTCAAAAACGATAAG GTGAAGTCGGAGGTGCGTCGCCTAAAGGGCATCCCAGCCTTGGTGTCAATGCTGGACCATCCCAGCAAGGAGGTGCACCACTCGGCCTGTGGAGCACTAAAGAACATTTCATACGGGCGAGACCAAGACAACAAGATCGCCATCAAGAACTGCGATGGAGTGCCTGCTCTGATCAGGTTACTGAGAAAAACCCACGACCAGGACCTTACCGACACTATCACAG GCACCTTGTGGAACCTTTCATCCCACGACTCCGTAAAGATGGAGATTGTGGACCACGCCCTGCATGCCCTAGCTGACGAGGTGGTCGTTCCCCGTTCTGGCTGGGAGCGAGGGAGCAACGGAGGAGAAGAGAGCTGCAAACCACGCCATCTGGAGTGGGAGACCGCCTTGACCAACACTGCTGGCTGCCTTAG GAATGTGAGCTCAGAACGAAGCGAGGCCAGGCGAAAGCTGAGAGAATGCACAGGACTGGTGGATTCACTCATGTACATTGTTCAATCACAGATCAACCGCAAAGATGTGGATAACAAG TTGGTGGAGAACTGTGTCTGCCTCCTGAGGAATCTGTCCTATCACGTTCACCGTGAAGTCCCCGGTTGCGAGCGCTATGTAGAGGCCACGCCCCTCAACCAGGGACCGCCCCCTGCCAACAAAGGTGGCTGCTTCGGCTCTCGAAAGGGCAAAG GAAAGAAGGATGGAGAGGACGGGTCTGCAGAGCAGATCGACATTCCAAAGAGGACAACACCTGCCAAAG GTTACGAGCTGTTGTTCCAACCAGAGGTGGTCCGTGTTTACACATCACTGCTCAAAGAGAGCAAGAACCCCTCGGTGCTGGAGGCTGCCGCTGGTGCAATTCAGAACCTCTGTGCTGGCAGATGGACT TATGGTCGGTATATCCGGGCTACAGTGCGTCTCGAGAAGGGTCTTCCCATGATGGCAGAGCTACTGGCTCATGGCAACGACCGTGTTGTTAGAGCAATGTCCGGAGCCTTGAGGAACCTCTCCATCGACAACCGTAACTGCCAACTGCTCG GTTTGCATGCAGTGCCTCACCTTGTGGCCAACCTGCCTGGAGGCCAGAGTCAGTCTGGGCGAGCTCTATCAGAGGAGACAGTGGTTTCTGTACTGAGCACGCTGGCTGAGGTGCTAGGCAACAGTGTGGAGGCAGCAAAGACCCTCAGAGCCTCGCAGGGCATTGAGAGGCTGGTGCTCATCAACAAGGACGG CAAGCGCTCAGAGCGTGAGGTTCGGGGGGCCGGCCAGGTGCTGCAGCTCATCTGGGCCCACAAAGAGCTGCGCAAGCCTCTTGAGAAAGACGGCTGGAAGAAGACGGACTTCATGGTCAACCTCAACACCACCAACGGTCCGAGCACCCGAGCCAACGGCACCTATGAAGACAGCACCACACCACTGCTAGACAGAG GAGAGAAGAGGGACATGATTCCACTAAATGACCTTGGCCCGG AGGCCTACTCTACACTGGACCAGAGGGAGAGAAGACACACTCTGGACGAAACCACAGACACTTTACCG CGAGGGGTGTATGGGGGCAGAAAGGGCTCCTTGCCCCTGTTGGACTCCTACGATGGTTag
- the LOC117260794 gene encoding catenin delta-1-like isoform X3, protein MEQCESAAALLESVREQEVQFEQLTRALEEERRRVGLPATSPSALGRPLPHTQNGRLGDADIERLKLTDSYINGTQYRMVDPAHGALDESYTPEDDSQEVHSVFSDEGTARRPDNGMKKPISRTVLPSDSMSIDGGLSVPGMGGYSATLDRPYRQAVPADYPTATVPRNYHYGPVGYDDYRGGPPSEAYTSLSRGSHMDERYRPVDGYRTLDSGYRAPSRQQLDPYAAQPQVSRGMRALGSALEMRYGQGHYALEDDQRSVGYDDYGMGPPPIHPGGYGTMPRLGPGPAGMDRRRLRSCEDTLDGDVGGVDPYAWGVPMTMERGSMASLDSTLRKPPPSSWRQPELPEVIAMLNYRLDPVKTNAAAFLQHLTFKNDKVKSEVRRLKGIPALVSMLDHPSKEVHHSACGALKNISYGRDQDNKIAIKNCDGVPALIRLLRKTHDQDLTDTITGTLWNLSSHDSVKMEIVDHALHALADEVVVPRSGWERGSNGGEESCKPRHLEWETALTNTAGCLRNVSSERSEARRKLRECTGLVDSLMYIVQSQINRKDVDNKLVENCVCLLRNLSYHVHREVPGCERYVEATPLNQGPPPANKGGCFGSRKGKDEWFSKGKKDGEDGSAEQIDIPKRTTPAKGYELLFQPEVVRVYTSLLKESKNPSVLEAAAGAIQNLCAGRWTYGRYIRATVRLEKGLPMMAELLAHGNDRVVRAMSGALRNLSIDNRNCQLLGLHAVPHLVANLPGGQSQSGRALSEETVVSVLSTLAEVLGNSVEAAKTLRASQGIERLVLINKDGKRSEREVRGAGQVLQLIWAHKELRKPLEKDGWKKTDFMVNLNTTNGPSTRANGTYEDSTTPLLDRGEKRDMIPLNDLGPEAYSTLDQRERRHTLDETTDTLPKN, encoded by the exons ATGGAGCAGTGTGAGAGCGCAGCGGCTCTGCTGGAGTCGGTCAGGGAGCAGGAGGTGCAGTTTGAACAGCTGACCCGGgcgctggaggaggagaggaggagagtgggCCTCCCCGCAACGAGCCCCTCGGCCCTGGGTCGccccctccctcacacacag AACGGGCGTTTAGGGGATGCAGACATAGAACGGCTGAAACTGACTGACTCATATATAaacggcacacag TACAGAATGGTGGACCCTGCACACGGCGCTCTCGATGAGAGCTACACACCAGAGGACGACTCCCAGGAAGTGCACTCAGTCTTCTCTGATGAGGGAACCGCACGGCGGCCAGACAATGGC ATGAAGAAACCAATCTCGCGCACAGTCCTGCCTTCTGACTCGATGTCCATTGATGGGGGCTTGTCGGTGCCTGGTATGGGTGGCTATAGCGCCACACTGGACCGTCCTTACAGGCAGGCTGTACCAGCAGACTACCCCACGGCCACAGTGCCCAGAAACTACCACTATGGTCCTGTGGGCTATGATGACTACCGGGGTGGCCCACCATCGGAGGCATACACTAGCCTGAGCAGGGGCTCGCACATGGACGAACGCTACAG GCCAGTTGACGGCTACAGGACCCTGGACTCTGGCTACCGGGCCCCAAGCCGTCAGCAGCTTGACCCATATGCAGCACAGCCCCAGGTGAGCCGGGGGATGAGGGCGTTGGGCTCAGCTTTGGAGATGCGATATGGCCAAGGCCACTACGCTCTGGAGGATGACCAGCGCAGTGTGGGATATGATGACTATGGCATGGGGCCTCCACCCATTCACCCTGGGGGCTACGGTACCATGCCACGCCTAGGGCCTGGCCCTGCTGGTATGGACAGACGAAGACTCAG GAGCTGTGAGGACACTTTGGATGGTGATGTCGGAGGAGTTGACCCTTATGCCTGGGGTGTTCCCATGACGATGGAGAGGGGGAGCATGGCTTCACTGGACAGCACACTGAGGAAGCCTCCTCCCTCTTCATGGAGACAGCCTGAGCTGCCAGAGGTCATCGCCATGTTGAACTACCGTCTGGACCCTGTCAAGACCAACGCTGCCGCCTTCCTCCAGCATCTCACATTCAAAAACGATAAG GTGAAGTCGGAGGTGCGTCGCCTAAAGGGCATCCCAGCCTTGGTGTCAATGCTGGACCATCCCAGCAAGGAGGTGCACCACTCGGCCTGTGGAGCACTAAAGAACATTTCATACGGGCGAGACCAAGACAACAAGATCGCCATCAAGAACTGCGATGGAGTGCCTGCTCTGATCAGGTTACTGAGAAAAACCCACGACCAGGACCTTACCGACACTATCACAG GCACCTTGTGGAACCTTTCATCCCACGACTCCGTAAAGATGGAGATTGTGGACCACGCCCTGCATGCCCTAGCTGACGAGGTGGTCGTTCCCCGTTCTGGCTGGGAGCGAGGGAGCAACGGAGGAGAAGAGAGCTGCAAACCACGCCATCTGGAGTGGGAGACCGCCTTGACCAACACTGCTGGCTGCCTTAG GAATGTGAGCTCAGAACGAAGCGAGGCCAGGCGAAAGCTGAGAGAATGCACAGGACTGGTGGATTCACTCATGTACATTGTTCAATCACAGATCAACCGCAAAGATGTGGATAACAAG TTGGTGGAGAACTGTGTCTGCCTCCTGAGGAATCTGTCCTATCACGTTCACCGTGAAGTCCCCGGTTGCGAGCGCTATGTAGAGGCCACGCCCCTCAACCAGGGACCGCCCCCTGCCAACAAAGGTGGCTGCTTCGGCTCTCGAAAGGGCAAAG atGAGTGGTTTTCAAAAG GAAAGAAGGATGGAGAGGACGGGTCTGCAGAGCAGATCGACATTCCAAAGAGGACAACACCTGCCAAAG GTTACGAGCTGTTGTTCCAACCAGAGGTGGTCCGTGTTTACACATCACTGCTCAAAGAGAGCAAGAACCCCTCGGTGCTGGAGGCTGCCGCTGGTGCAATTCAGAACCTCTGTGCTGGCAGATGGACT TATGGTCGGTATATCCGGGCTACAGTGCGTCTCGAGAAGGGTCTTCCCATGATGGCAGAGCTACTGGCTCATGGCAACGACCGTGTTGTTAGAGCAATGTCCGGAGCCTTGAGGAACCTCTCCATCGACAACCGTAACTGCCAACTGCTCG GTTTGCATGCAGTGCCTCACCTTGTGGCCAACCTGCCTGGAGGCCAGAGTCAGTCTGGGCGAGCTCTATCAGAGGAGACAGTGGTTTCTGTACTGAGCACGCTGGCTGAGGTGCTAGGCAACAGTGTGGAGGCAGCAAAGACCCTCAGAGCCTCGCAGGGCATTGAGAGGCTGGTGCTCATCAACAAGGACGG CAAGCGCTCAGAGCGTGAGGTTCGGGGGGCCGGCCAGGTGCTGCAGCTCATCTGGGCCCACAAAGAGCTGCGCAAGCCTCTTGAGAAAGACGGCTGGAAGAAGACGGACTTCATGGTCAACCTCAACACCACCAACGGTCCGAGCACCCGAGCCAACGGCACCTATGAAGACAGCACCACACCACTGCTAGACAGAG GAGAGAAGAGGGACATGATTCCACTAAATGACCTTGGCCCGG AGGCCTACTCTACACTGGACCAGAGGGAGAGAAGACACACTCTGGACGAAACCACAGACACTTTACCG